CCAGGTAAGCCCGGCGATTGCAATTCCCTGCCAGAGGCTGTTGACGAGAACGACGAGCGCGCCGCGGGCAATGAGGTCGAAAAGCGAGGGATTCATGCGGGCTACTTCTCCTCGTAACGTTCGATCAACGAACGCAACCGGGCAAGCTCCTCGTCCGAGGGCCGCTCGGACTCAATCAATCGTAGTGCCAGTTCGCCCGAATTGTTTCCAAAAAATTTCTCAACGACGTTTTTGACGGCGCTGCTCGCGGCGCGCTCGCGCGCGATCAACGGGCGATAGACGAACGCGCGCCCAGCCTCTTCGTGCGCGACATGCCCCTTCTGCTCGAGGATGCGCAGGGTGGTGAGCACGCTGTTATACGCGATCGGCGGCGGCGGGAGGGCTTCGGTCACCTCGGCGACGGTCGCGCGTTCGAGGCGCCAGAGCACCTCCATCACGCGGAGCTCGGCCTCGGTGAGCGTGGGCGAAGGGCGACGGGGCATGCGCGGATCTCCTAACTCCTAATTCTTTAAGAGCAGAATACCCCGAGCGCGCCGTCTTGTCAACTAATAACTTAGTTCACCGTAGGCCACCACCGGGCAGTTCACCACGAAGCCGGCCGGTTTGGCCTGCGCCGCCACTTCCCCGTAGTTGGTGAATCGCGTGCTCTGCGGCGCGGTTACGACCATCGCATTCCAAAGCGGGGCGTACGCGTTGGCCGCGTAGGGATGGGCCAAGTCCGGTGCGACCGAGAGCAGATTGAACGGCGAACCCACGCTCGCGGCGCTCGCGAGCGTTGCATCCTCGCCGAGCGGCGTGCGCAGCGAGAGATAGGCCAGCCCCTGCGGCGCATCGCCGGTCTGCGGTCCGTCGACGACGACGCCGATCGGAATCTGGGCGCTCGAGGCGGCCTTCGCCAGATTCGGCGTGTAGGTCGCACGCTCGACGGCGGCCGCTCCCGCATCCGAGGCTTCCGGGCTCAGATAGTAGACCGGTTTGTCGTCGAAGAAGCCGCGCGCGAGCGCAACCGTCACGGTTTTCTTCGCCGTATCGATCGCAAGCACGCGATCCTCGGTGTTGCCGTGCGTGGTCACGTCGAACGGTCCATCGCCGGTCGCGACGATCGAGGCGTTGAGCACGCCCGCGATTCCTTGCGCGCGAACGAACGGCGAGTATTCACGATCGGCGTTTCCGCCGGGCGTTGCCGACTGCGGCGGGAATCCGGCCGGTCCGGCGATGTACGTGCGCGCGGCGCTGAAGTCCGGCGCGTCTTCGAAGGTGTACGTGCCGTCGGAATTTTTGATCGCCCGCTGCGTTGCGGCGGCACCGATCGAAGCCAGGCTTGGCGCAAAGTTTACGCCGAAACGCCTGGCCACACCGGCGTCCGACGCGTCGGTAATGATGTACCACACGGTCATGCCGTCGTGACGGCCGCGATAAAGCGGCAGCGTGGCAGTGTGGTTCGTGGTATCGACGGCGAGCGCGCTCGCGATCGTGAACATGGAATGCGGCAGCTGCGCCGCCGATGCGGGCGCGAATCCGTAGATCGCGTACGCCGCTGCGACAAAAAGAGAAAAACGCTTCAATTCGATCAACCCCCAGCGATCTTGGCACGTCGGCCTTGTGTGAGAAACCATGCAACGATACGCTCGCGGTGGTCGCCTTGGATTTCCACCACGCCGTTTTTGCTGGTCCCTCCCGTGCCGCAGTGGCGCTTGAGCGCTTTGGCGATCTCGTCGGCCTCCGCCGGCGCCAGGCCATGCACCAAGCTGACGACGCTGGCTCGGCGGCGCTCGCGCGCGACGCGGATGACGCCGTCGGCGGGCATCCCGGGTTTGGGCATGAAATGCAATTCCATGGCTCGAGTCTGTATCTTTTGCGGCGCCCACGCCGGCAAGGACGAACGCTACCGTGCACTCGCGGCGGAGGTCGCCGGCGCGTTGGCGCAGGCCGGCTACGGCATCGTCTACGGCGGCGGCCGCGTGGGTCTGATGGGATCGGTCGCCGACGCGATGCTGGCGCGCGGCGGTGAAGTCATCGGCGTCATCCCGCGCACGATGGCAAGCAGCGAAGTGGCGCACGACGGCATTACGCGCCTACACGTAGTCGACACGATGCACGAGCGCAAGGCGTTGATGGCGCAATTGAGCGACGCGTTCATCGCGCTGCCGGGCGGATACGGAACGATGGACGAGTTCCACGAAATTCTGACGTGGCGTCAGCTCCGCGTCCACGACAAGCCGATCGGGCTGCTCAATAACGACGGCTACTACGACGATCTGCTCGCGCTCTACGCTCGCATGCGGTCCGAAGGTTTTATCTCGTCCGACGGTCGCCCGCTTTTCGCCAGCGGCGACCGCATCGAGGAGTTGCTCGAGGCAATGGGACTCTAACCGTGTTCTTTCCGGTACTTCTTGTAACGCGGAATCGCTCGGGCCATCGCCGGGAGCAGCCGCATCGAGGCGGTAAGATCACCGACCGCCTTTGCGCGGCCTTTCATCAGATCGCTCGGCGACATTTCGCCGCGGTAGAGCGCATCGAAGGTGTCGGCGCGCATGAAGAGTTCGACGGTCGGCTTGGGCGCGTTCGGATCGTCGACGTACACGTCGTAGCGATGGCCCGGCTCGGGCTTGCACGTCGTGTCGAGCACGATCCGGATAACCGGGTCTTTCAACGTGTATGCGATGATCACACCATTCCCGCCGAAAAACGGGTCCTCGACCTCCGCTTCATATTTGAAGAAGGGCTCCAGTACTTCGCGTGCGTGTGCGCTGTCGCGGAATGCGCTCATGGACTCACCTCGGAGGAGACGACGGTTAGCCACACGTACGCGCACCCAGACATACGCAGAAGGAGATCGGTGTGAAGCTCACCCTTCGATCCCTTGGTAGTATATCGGTCGCGGGCGCGCTCACGCTTACTTGGTTACCGGCGATTTCGGCCGTGATGCTATCGGCCGGCCCAGCGCAAACGACGGTCGCCTAAGCGCCTCCGAGCGGCCCCGGCGGAACCTCCTTGCGAATGCTCGCCATTATTCGGTGAGCGCCATCTTGATGACGCGCTCTTGCTCGACGGCGTGGGCGCCGGGATACCCTTCCGAGGGAGAGGCGCGATAGCCGCGTCCGGCGTAGCCGATGTCGAGCGGCTTTTTCAACTTCTCGAGCAGACGCCGGCGCGCGTACGCACGTGCGCCCATGTTCTTCGGCTCCTCTTGCACCCACACCAATGATTTCAAGTTTGGATAAGTGTCGAGCAGCGCGTTGATCTCTTGCGAAGGCATCGGCGAAAGCAGCTCGATGCGCACGATCGCCGTCTTCTTCATCTTTGGATAGAGTTCCGAGCCGATCAGATCGTAGTAGATCTTGCCGGAGCAGAGCAGGATGCGTTCGATCTTACTCTTGTCGCTCACGTTCGGATCGTCGATAACGGGCTTGAATGTGCCGCTCGCCATTTCGTCGATCGAACCCGAGGCGGCCTCGGCGCGCAGCAGCGACTTGGGTGTCATGACGACGAGCGGTACCGGATTGGGTGAACTCGCCTGGGCGCGCAAGAGATGGAAGTAATTGGCCGCGTTCGACGGATACGCGACGCGCAGGTTGCCTTCGGCGGCGAGTTGTAGGAAACGCTCGAGCCGGGCGCTGGAATGTTCGGGCCCCTGGCCTTCGTAACCGTGTGGGAGCAGCAACGTCAGACGCGAGGTTTGCCCCCACTTCGCCTGTCCGGCCGCGATGAACTGGTCGATGATGATCTGCGCGCCGTTGACAAAGTCTCCGAACTGCGCTTCCCAAAGCACGAGCGACTTCGGCACGGCGGCGGCGTAGCCGTACTCGAAGCCCAGCGCCGCATATTCCGAGAGCGGGCTGTTGTGGATTTCGAAGCTCGCTTTCGCCGCGCCGACGTGCTGCAGCGGAATATATTCGGCGTCGCGCGAGGGATCGTGCAGCACCGCGTGGCGATGGCTGAACGTTCCGCGCTCCGTGTCCTGACCGGTGAGGCGAATCGGCACCCCGGAGGCGAGGAGCGATGCAAAAGCGAGGGCTTCGGCCATGCCCCAATCGACCAATCCCTTCTCGGCGATCGTCGCTTTGCGGCGCTCGAACTGCGTGACGAGTTTCTTGTTGATCGTGAAGCCGCCCGGAACGGTTACGACGTCGTCGGACCATTCCAGCAACTGCTGCTTGGTGATCGGCGTCAGCGTCGCGGTCGGCAGCGGGGCGTTCTGCGAGATCTTCTCGATCATGCTGCCGCCCTCGGATTCCTTGACGTTCTTGTACGCCTCTTGCAGACGCGCGGTCGCCTCGACGACCATTTCATTTGCCTGTTCCGCCGTCACCACGCCTTGCGCGATCAGCTTGTTGGCGAAGAGCTCACGTGCGGTCGGGTGCGATTTGATCTTCTCGTACATCGTCGGTTGCGTGTACGCGGGCTCGTCCTGCTCGTTGTGACCGAAGCGGCGATAGCCGATCAGATCGATCACCACGTCGCGTGCAAAGCGCTTGCGAAACTCTTCGGCCAGATGCACGGCCGAGATGCAGGCGTCCACGTCGTCGGCATTGACGTGAATGATCGGCGCATCGAAACCTTTGGCGATGTCGGAGGCATAGCGCGTCGAGCGAGAATCGCGCGTATCGGCGGTGAAGCCGATCTGGTTGTTGGCGATGATGTGCAGCGTGCCGCCGGTCGCGTAGCCCGGGAGCGATTGCAGGTTGAAAACTTCCGAGATGATTCCCTGGCCGGTGAACGCCGCATCGCCGTGAATGAGAATCGGCGCCGCCTTGCGCACGTCGAGCGAAGGAGCGGCGCCGTTGCGATCGGTCTGCAACGCGCGCGCGCGCCCTTCCACCACCGGGTCGACGGCTTCGAGATGGCTCGGATTGTGCTGCAGCGTCACCATGATCTGCTTGCCGCTCGACGTGTCGTAGACGCCGGTCGCGCCGTGGTGATACTTCACGTCGCCGGTGACGTCGTCGTCGGTGCTCATCTCGCCGCGTTGATGCGCCGCCTCGAACTCACCGATCAGCTCCTCGTACGGCATGTTCACGACGTGCGCGATCACGCTCAGGCGGCCGCGGTGCGCCATCCCGAGCACGGCATTTGGCGTGCCTTCGTCCGCGAGCATCTCGAGAATCTCTTCGAGCATCGGCACCATGATGTCGAGCCCCTCGCCCGAGAAGCTTTTCTGGCCGAGAAACATCTTACGAATGTAGCGTTCGAACGTCTCGACCTTGGTCAGGCGCTGGAGCACGCGCGCCTGTCGCTCGGACGAGAGCGAAACGCGGCTTGCGCCGCT
The nucleotide sequence above comes from Candidatus Baltobacteraceae bacterium. Encoded proteins:
- a CDS encoding BlaI/MecI/CopY family transcriptional regulator translates to MPRRPSPTLTEAELRVMEVLWRLERATVAEVTEALPPPPIAYNSVLTTLRILEQKGHVAHEEAGRAFVYRPLIARERAASSAVKNVVEKFFGNNSGELALRLIESERPSDEELARLRSLIERYEEK
- a CDS encoding TIGR00730 family Rossman fold protein, giving the protein MARVCIFCGAHAGKDERYRALAAEVAGALAQAGYGIVYGGGRVGLMGSVADAMLARGGEVIGVIPRTMASSEVAHDGITRLHVVDTMHERKALMAQLSDAFIALPGGYGTMDEFHEILTWRQLRVHDKPIGLLNNDGYYDDLLALYARMRSEGFISSDGRPLFASGDRIEELLEAMGL
- a CDS encoding multifunctional oxoglutarate decarboxylase/oxoglutarate dehydrogenase thiamine pyrophosphate-binding subunit/dihydrolipoyllysine-residue succinyltransferase subunit; the protein is MADAVVKVTLPEMGESVTEGSIVEWRKRVGDQVNEGDTLVDVTTDKVDVEVPATAAGVITQLFGKEGDTVAVGAPLAEIDTSKNGNGAVTATAAPATNGAPKAKAAKIVAVTLPEMGESVTEGSIVEFRKRVGDQVNEGDTIVDVTTDKVDVEVPAPASGVVTQLFGKEGDTISVGAKLAEIEVGAAGAPAVRAPADDNANRHAEVQREALPRSAGTSEVAASPQARRVANKLELDLASIRGSGPNGLILRGDVSAQANGARKRSAPGAPTSAPVPSGAKVTPLKGPAAALTGYMEQSLTIPTATSFRTLAVDVLDARRKELNNAVKAAGRSEKISFTHIIAYAMVRAAAEMPFITYSFRRDPSGAPQRLEPGIHLGLAVDSERKDGSRFLIVPVIKNADALDFAGFYAKYQDLVAKARDNKLGADDLQGASFTLTNPGGIGTVASVPRLMAGQGAILATGAIGYPPGFANSPESALRSLGVGKVMQMTSTYDHRVIQGAQSGEYLRRIDQLLQGADDFYEMLFAQLGVKAGPFEPPAVRQAQGDGAASAPQQPVAPSDEMLRAVAAGMAIVSGYRTHGHLAAHLDPLGAEPIGDPKLDPATYGLTPALQAAIPASVLHVHVPGATLADVLPKLREIYSSTIAYEFEHISNTEQRRWLRETIESGASRVSLSSERQARVLQRLTKVETFERYIRKMFLGQKSFSGEGLDIMVPMLEEILEMLADEGTPNAVLGMAHRGRLSVIAHVVNMPYEELIGEFEAAHQRGEMSTDDDVTGDVKYHHGATGVYDTSSGKQIMVTLQHNPSHLEAVDPVVEGRARALQTDRNGAAPSLDVRKAAPILIHGDAAFTGQGIISEVFNLQSLPGYATGGTLHIIANNQIGFTADTRDSRSTRYASDIAKGFDAPIIHVNADDVDACISAVHLAEEFRKRFARDVVIDLIGYRRFGHNEQDEPAYTQPTMYEKIKSHPTARELFANKLIAQGVVTAEQANEMVVEATARLQEAYKNVKESEGGSMIEKISQNAPLPTATLTPITKQQLLEWSDDVVTVPGGFTINKKLVTQFERRKATIAEKGLVDWGMAEALAFASLLASGVPIRLTGQDTERGTFSHRHAVLHDPSRDAEYIPLQHVGAAKASFEIHNSPLSEYAALGFEYGYAAAVPKSLVLWEAQFGDFVNGAQIIIDQFIAAGQAKWGQTSRLTLLLPHGYEGQGPEHSSARLERFLQLAAEGNLRVAYPSNAANYFHLLRAQASSPNPVPLVVMTPKSLLRAEAASGSIDEMASGTFKPVIDDPNVSDKSKIERILLCSGKIYYDLIGSELYPKMKKTAIVRIELLSPMPSQEINALLDTYPNLKSLVWVQEEPKNMGARAYARRRLLEKLKKPLDIGYAGRGYRASPSEGYPGAHAVEQERVIKMALTE